A genomic window from Ischnura elegans chromosome 10, ioIscEleg1.1, whole genome shotgun sequence includes:
- the LOC124166814 gene encoding uncharacterized protein LOC124166814: protein MVSHDGKELSEMALEDGKGERSSSETRGRYCRGIHSSVHLEIATALVGAASNPQAKVLGAVLRMGPPIDLKSYKLRLTGKGEVVAMPPANQRSGGVLQNKRGEVVLHLVLVSSVTFVDVTNPPVMEVAPPPVYHIRLPHDFFHPFLSSVAPSLQKSHMLALTLPFVTLMTYSGMRV, encoded by the coding sequence ATGGTGTCGCATGATGGAAAGGAGCTGAGCGAGATGGCGTTGGAGGATGGGAAGGGGGAGAGGAGCTCGAGCGAAACCAGAGGGAGGTATTGCAGAGGAATTCACAGCAGCGTGCACTTGGAGATAGCCACTGCCTTGGTTGGCGCAGCCAGCAATCCTCAGGCCAAGGTGCTGGGTGCAGTCCTTCGAATGGGGCCCCCTATCGACCTCAAATCATACAAACTGCGACTCACAGGGAAGGGAGAGGTTGTGGCAATGCCGCCTGCAAACCAAAGGTCAGGTGGAGTGTTACAAAACAAGAGAGGGGAGGTGGTTCTTCACTTGGTGCTGGTGTCATCCGTGACATTTGTAGATGTCACAAATCCCCCTGTGATGGAAGTGGCTCCCCCTCCGGTCTATCACATCCGCCTGCCTCATGATTTCTTCCATCCATTCCTCTCAAGTGTGGCACCATCTCTCCAGAAGTCTCATATGCTAGCCTTGACCCTCCCTTTTGTTACATTAATGACATACTCAGGAATGAGGGTATGA